In a genomic window of Nodosilinea sp. E11:
- a CDS encoding Npun_F5560 family protein, whose protein sequence is MTQSSFTDMGEHQAEIARLESELAIRDQLVQQLSQELFRLVKGNAGFVPSPEVTEQHQAEMAALRDQLRGVEKQIDFYQGQLEDRDGEVLQLRQTVQELTDRTRMLEQVVQELPTVYRQKFADRMTAVKQRVAEIQRENRQLQAELQSVSYRLAMRTRRSQRLELPTLEQDGLDGISLPSF, encoded by the coding sequence GTGACACAGTCTTCATTTACAGACATGGGTGAGCACCAGGCCGAGATTGCCCGGCTTGAGTCTGAGTTAGCCATCCGTGACCAGCTGGTTCAGCAGCTCTCCCAGGAGTTGTTTCGCCTCGTGAAGGGCAATGCTGGGTTTGTGCCTAGCCCAGAAGTCACTGAGCAGCACCAAGCTGAAATGGCTGCCCTACGCGACCAGCTCCGGGGGGTAGAAAAACAGATTGATTTTTATCAGGGCCAGCTCGAAGACCGGGATGGCGAAGTGCTGCAACTGCGGCAAACCGTTCAAGAACTTACCGATCGCACCCGCATGCTAGAGCAGGTGGTGCAAGAACTGCCCACGGTGTATCGCCAAAAGTTTGCCGATCGCATGACCGCCGTCAAGCAGCGCGTAGCCGAGATTCAGCGCGAAAATCGCCAGCTTCAAGCCGAGTTGCAGAGTGTCAGCTATCGGTTGGCGATGCGCACCCGCCGCAGCCAGCGTCTAGAGCTACCGACTCTAGAACAAGACGGCCTCGACGGCATTTCTCTACCCTCGTTCTAG